A single window of Channa argus isolate prfri chromosome 10, Channa argus male v1.0, whole genome shotgun sequence DNA harbors:
- the cetn4 gene encoding uncharacterized protein cetn4 isoform X1, whose translation MASSYRKPVASASQRKKAGPKIELTEEQKQEIKEAFDLFDTDGSGTIDVKELKVAMRALGFEPKKEEIKKMIADIDKEGSGTIDFSDFLSIMTVKMSEKDSKEEILKAFRLFDDDCTGKISFKNLKRVAKELGENLTDEELQEMIDEADRDGDGEVSEQEFLRIMKKTNLY comes from the exons gCTTCGAGTTACAGGAAACCAGTTGCCTCGGCTAGCCAAAGGAAAAAGGCAGGTCCCAAAATCGAGCTGACTGAGGAGCAGAAGCAAGAAATCAAGGAAGCGTTTGACCTCTTTGACACAGATGGCAGTGGAACAATAGACGTGAAGGAGctaaag GTTGCCATGAGGGCTCTTGGGTTTGAaccaaagaaagaagaaatcaaGAAGATGATCGCAGACATTGATAAAGAAGGCTCTGGAACAATTGACTTCAGTGACTTTCTCAGTATAATGACTGTGAAAATG AGTGAAAAGGATTCTAAAGAAGAAATACTGAAGGCTTTCCGGCTGTTTGATGATGACTGCACAGGAAAAATCTCCTTCAAAAATCTTAAGAGAGTTGCCAAAGAGCTTGGTGAAAACCTCACAGATGAAGAACTGCAG GAAATGATCGATGAGGCAGACCGAGACGGAGATGGGGAGGTCAGCGAACAGGAGTTCTTGCGGATAATGAAGAAGACCAATCTTTACTGA
- the cetn4 gene encoding centrin-2 isoform X2 — MRALGFEPKKEEIKKMIADIDKEGSGTIDFSDFLSIMTVKMSEKDSKEEILKAFRLFDDDCTGKISFKNLKRVAKELGENLTDEELQEMIDEADRDGDGEVSEQEFLRIMKKTNLY; from the exons ATGAGGGCTCTTGGGTTTGAaccaaagaaagaagaaatcaaGAAGATGATCGCAGACATTGATAAAGAAGGCTCTGGAACAATTGACTTCAGTGACTTTCTCAGTATAATGACTGTGAAAATG AGTGAAAAGGATTCTAAAGAAGAAATACTGAAGGCTTTCCGGCTGTTTGATGATGACTGCACAGGAAAAATCTCCTTCAAAAATCTTAAGAGAGTTGCCAAAGAGCTTGGTGAAAACCTCACAGATGAAGAACTGCAG GAAATGATCGATGAGGCAGACCGAGACGGAGATGGGGAGGTCAGCGAACAGGAGTTCTTGCGGATAATGAAGAAGACCAATCTTTACTGA